One stretch of Chryseobacterium fluminis DNA includes these proteins:
- the clpX gene encoding ATP-dependent Clp protease ATP-binding subunit ClpX, with product MNSNQCSFCGRKRNEVQMLISGQNGFICENCIEQAHSIVKDGISKNEYSPAENIDELKKPKEIKEFLNQYVIGQDQAKKQLSIAVYNHYKRLLHAQDENREVELEKSNIIMIGETGTGKTLLAKTIARELNVPFCIVDATILTEAGYVGEDVESILSRLLMVADYDVEKAEKGIVFIDEIDKIARKSDNPSITRDVSGEGVQQGLLKLLEGSIVNVPPQGGRKHPDQKYIQVNTQNILFIAGGAFDGIKEIIERRMNKQAIGFSAEKINKVEEDEDVLTNINAIDLRSFGLIPELLGRFPIITYLEKLTKETMVRIMKEPKNSIVNQFVELFKMDGTNLVFTDGAIEKIVEETMEKGLGARGLRGTTEKVLEDYMFSIGEEKEIILTEDNIFVNK from the coding sequence ATGAATTCAAACCAATGTTCTTTCTGTGGCAGAAAAAGAAATGAAGTACAGATGCTGATTTCTGGTCAGAACGGTTTTATCTGTGAAAACTGTATCGAGCAGGCTCACTCTATCGTAAAAGACGGTATTTCAAAAAACGAATATTCTCCTGCAGAAAATATAGACGAACTGAAGAAACCAAAGGAAATCAAGGAATTTCTTAATCAATATGTAATCGGGCAGGACCAGGCGAAGAAACAGCTTTCCATTGCCGTTTACAATCATTACAAAAGACTGCTCCACGCTCAGGACGAAAACAGAGAAGTTGAGCTGGAAAAATCGAATATCATCATGATCGGTGAAACCGGAACGGGAAAGACGCTATTGGCTAAAACCATTGCCAGAGAGCTGAACGTTCCTTTCTGTATTGTAGATGCAACGATTCTGACAGAAGCAGGATATGTAGGAGAAGATGTGGAAAGTATCCTGTCCAGACTTCTGATGGTGGCCGACTATGATGTAGAGAAGGCAGAAAAAGGCATTGTATTTATTGATGAGATTGATAAAATTGCCAGAAAATCCGATAATCCGAGCATCACACGAGATGTTTCCGGAGAAGGCGTACAGCAGGGACTGCTGAAGCTGCTTGAGGGGAGCATTGTAAATGTTCCGCCACAAGGAGGAAGAAAACATCCGGATCAGAAATATATTCAGGTGAATACCCAGAATATTCTGTTTATTGCAGGAGGTGCTTTCGACGGTATTAAAGAGATCATCGAAAGACGAATGAATAAACAGGCTATAGGATTCAGTGCTGAAAAAATAAATAAAGTAGAAGAGGACGAGGATGTATTAACAAATATTAATGCGATTGATCTCCGGTCTTTCGGACTAATTCCCGAACTTTTGGGAAGATTTCCGATCATTACTTATCTGGAAAAACTCACTAAGGAAACGATGGTAAGAATCATGAAAGAACCGAAGAATTCGATCGTGAATCAGTTTGTAGAACTTTTTAAAATGGACGGCACCAATCTGGTCTTTACCGACGGAGCTATTGAAAAGATAGTAGAAGAAACTATGGAGAAAGGTTTAGGGGCCAGAGGATTGCGCGGAACCACAGAAAAAGTCCTTGAAGACTATATGTTTTCAATAGGTGAAGAAAAGGAAATTATATTAACTGAAGATAATATTTTTGTTAATAAATAA
- a CDS encoding bacteriocin-like protein yields the protein MKNLRKIDRENLKTIKGGFRQCPEDGDCGPDWCCANGACRLISGAGTGTYLCTYYPID from the coding sequence ATGAAAAATTTAAGAAAAATCGACAGAGAGAATCTAAAAACGATTAAAGGCGGTTTCCGCCAGTGTCCGGAAGACGGAGACTGCGGACCAGACTGGTGCTGTGCCAATGGTGCCTGCAGACTGATATCGGGAGCCGGCACAGGTACGTATCTGTGTACTTATTATCCGATAGATTAA
- a CDS encoding signal peptidase — MKTINKLVYAFFLLAVLMVNAQDTPPDPGGGGGGTGPGVPSAPIDMYVYALGTVAVLLIAFFTKKYKNQKI, encoded by the coding sequence ATGAAAACTATAAATAAACTAGTTTACGCATTTTTCTTGTTAGCTGTCTTGATGGTTAATGCACAAGATACACCCCCAGATCCGGGAGGAGGTGGTGGAGGAACGGGGCCAGGAGTGCCATCCGCACCTATTGATATGTATGTTTATGCATTAGGAACCGTAGCAGTACTGCTGATTGCTTTTTTTACAAAAAAGTACAAAAATCAAAAAATATAA
- a CDS encoding peptidase domain-containing ABC transporter, whose product MKSFPFYRQPDSKDCGPTCLRIVSKYYGKSISLQQIRNLSETTREGSSLLGLSDAAEDLGFRSLGVQIDFETLTEEVPFPCIVHWNKNHFVVVYKIDKNKKVYISDPSYGLITYSREEFIKLWIGENANEKTEEGIVLILETTPAFFQTEFDDKESKASFTFLSKYLLKYKSLVIQLAVGLLAGSLLSLIFPFLTQSIVDVGIQNQDLNFIYLVLIAQIMLFIGRMGIEVIRSWILLHLSARINISIISDFFIKLMKLPISFFDTRMTGDIMQRINDHHRIEQLLTSSSLNTLFSLVNLVIFSIVLLLYDYRLFVVYLVGAVAYIGWITFFLNKRKELDYKRFSQVSQEQSKVIELINGMQEIKMHNAEKQKRWDWEFLQVKLFKIRIKSLSLEQWQSVGGNFINQMKDILVSFLSAKLVLSGNLTLGMMLSVQYIIGQLNSPLLQLIEFIKQTQDAKISLERLGEIHDKEDEESKDEQYAHEIPEKDIEIDNLSFRYIGSDALVFENLSLSIPYQKTTAIVGASGSGKTTLLKLLMKFYEPSAGDIRIGNTKLKNVSPRFWRDHCGVVMQEGYVFNDTIANNIAVGEDYVDKQKLRKAVEIANIKDFIEELPLSYNTKIGNEGLGVSGGQKQRLFIARAVYKAPDYIFFDEATSALDANNEKVIMENLEQFFKGKTAIVIAHRLSTVKHADKIIVLDKGKVVEEGSHNELVTLRGEYYRLVKNQLELGN is encoded by the coding sequence TTGAAATCTTTTCCTTTTTACCGTCAGCCGGATTCAAAAGACTGCGGTCCTACATGTCTTCGTATCGTAAGCAAATACTACGGAAAATCTATTTCCCTACAGCAAATACGTAATCTTTCGGAAACCACCCGTGAAGGGAGCAGCCTGCTCGGTCTCAGTGATGCTGCCGAAGATCTGGGCTTCCGTTCTTTAGGAGTGCAGATTGATTTTGAAACGCTTACTGAAGAAGTTCCTTTTCCATGTATCGTACACTGGAATAAAAACCATTTTGTAGTGGTTTATAAAATTGATAAAAACAAAAAAGTATATATTTCGGATCCCAGTTATGGATTAATCACCTATTCCCGGGAAGAATTCATCAAATTGTGGATCGGCGAAAATGCCAATGAAAAAACAGAAGAAGGCATTGTGCTTATTCTGGAGACGACGCCCGCATTTTTCCAGACTGAGTTTGATGATAAGGAAAGTAAAGCGAGTTTTACGTTTCTTTCAAAATACTTACTAAAATACAAATCTCTTGTCATACAGCTGGCCGTAGGGCTTCTGGCCGGGAGTTTACTATCCCTCATTTTTCCTTTTCTAACCCAGAGTATCGTCGATGTCGGGATACAGAATCAGGATCTTAATTTTATTTATCTTGTCTTAATAGCCCAGATCATGCTTTTTATAGGAAGAATGGGAATTGAGGTCATCCGGAGCTGGATTTTGCTGCACCTTTCAGCGAGAATTAACATTTCTATCATCTCAGACTTCTTTATTAAGCTCATGAAGCTTCCCATCAGTTTCTTTGACACAAGAATGACAGGAGATATCATGCAGAGAATCAATGACCATCACCGGATAGAACAGCTTCTTACAAGTTCATCTTTGAATACGCTGTTTTCACTGGTAAACCTCGTTATTTTCAGCATCGTTTTATTACTTTATGATTACAGATTATTTGTCGTTTATCTCGTGGGAGCGGTAGCCTATATCGGCTGGATCACCTTTTTTCTTAATAAAAGAAAGGAGCTCGACTATAAAAGGTTCTCCCAGGTTTCCCAGGAACAGAGTAAAGTAATAGAACTTATCAACGGTATGCAGGAAATTAAGATGCATAATGCTGAAAAACAAAAACGCTGGGATTGGGAATTTCTGCAGGTAAAGCTGTTTAAAATCAGGATAAAATCTCTTTCCCTGGAACAGTGGCAGTCTGTGGGTGGGAATTTCATCAATCAGATGAAAGATATTCTGGTAAGTTTCCTCTCTGCAAAGCTTGTTTTAAGTGGCAATCTGACGTTAGGGATGATGCTGTCGGTTCAGTATATTATCGGACAGCTTAACAGCCCGCTGTTACAGTTAATTGAATTTATCAAGCAAACCCAGGATGCCAAAATATCTCTGGAAAGATTAGGTGAAATACATGACAAAGAAGATGAAGAAAGCAAAGATGAGCAGTATGCTCATGAGATTCCGGAAAAAGATATTGAAATAGACAATTTATCATTCCGGTATATCGGCTCGGATGCTTTGGTGTTTGAAAATTTAAGTCTCAGTATTCCTTATCAGAAAACAACAGCCATCGTAGGGGCCAGCGGAAGCGGAAAAACCACGCTTTTAAAACTACTGATGAAGTTTTACGAGCCCAGTGCCGGAGATATCCGGATCGGAAATACAAAACTTAAAAACGTTTCCCCAAGATTCTGGAGAGACCATTGTGGGGTGGTAATGCAGGAAGGCTATGTTTTCAACGATACCATTGCCAACAATATAGCGGTAGGAGAAGATTATGTCGATAAACAAAAGCTGAGAAAAGCTGTAGAAATTGCCAACATCAAAGATTTTATCGAAGAACTTCCGCTCAGCTACAATACGAAAATAGGAAACGAAGGATTAGGCGTAAGCGGCGGGCAAAAGCAGAGACTCTTTATTGCACGAGCGGTTTATAAAGCTCCGGATTATATTTTCTTTGACGAAGCGACCTCTGCACTGGATGCCAATAATGAAAAAGTCATTATGGAAAATCTTGAACAGTTTTTCAAAGGTAAAACAGCCATTGTGATCGCTCACAGGCTCTCAACAGTAAAGCATGCAGACAAAATCATTGTGCTGGATAAAGGAAAAGTTGTTGAAGAAGGAAGTCACAATGAACTCGTGACATTAAGAGGAGAATATTACCGGTTGGTTAAAAATCAATTAGAACTTGGAAATTAA
- a CDS encoding T9SS type A sorting domain-containing protein — translation MRKSLFAIGLLAGVYSVQAQNVLLHVDNAATTYVSKGTLVYSGGGLQMKGTGAVENHGNFMVSGASTDSFRTIDNSNVDKTEANGGSNFINRLNEPTAYANPGVSNNYTYGQLYISGIPQANITGIVDQELRAVNHGSYQQIGLPFYDKTASTLSTELGKTFTNVRGSRNEILSWNNSTVVSQNFPVNSRLGVTNPGLAYYMLGGQGLDLTTTRIVKGRPLTDIGSSVVLANAGASVNFGSTGNNLNQYNEKYYSYLQDGWDATSGAWQGTYGKNIYQFGNPYMTNLDLSKIAYAETGAGDGNRLTTIRGVRVDVVNVVSTNGGTGSSSYRFISFAGDEPVGDVEYRMVRPMGTFVVKLSNNLAAGADATLNFGTLRRFNYSPRANGTDYGVSAAKNSAKAGTVKQLGVIGLDANGKEIGRTYYVVYPNATTGHSADARSQVSAVSANVIGTFEEAPNGGYDNNYTGQYWLYINEANETNFKGKNVKLVNYDLNKVKYYKFEIRESGELVNAGTHALSSGTGFYYKAPNGTVQQAKQGDVVTVAGAEYDLYYGEPTTTNVLAVDKPMATPSRTMVVYNPEITNYIVRFDPKWKKADIEVYDMSGKLVISKKAVDASRDFVIELDGSVKNSYIVKIVSDKGETVNTKILK, via the coding sequence ATGAGAAAAAGTTTATTTGCTATTGGTTTATTAGCAGGCGTTTATTCTGTTCAGGCGCAGAATGTTTTACTTCATGTAGATAATGCTGCTACTACGTATGTAAGTAAAGGCACACTGGTTTACAGTGGTGGCGGCTTGCAGATGAAAGGTACTGGAGCAGTTGAAAACCATGGTAATTTTATGGTTTCAGGAGCATCCACAGATTCTTTTAGAACGATCGACAATTCTAATGTCGATAAAACGGAAGCGAATGGGGGAAGTAATTTTATAAACAGATTAAATGAGCCTACAGCTTACGCAAACCCGGGAGTTTCTAACAATTATACTTATGGTCAGCTTTACATTTCCGGTATTCCGCAAGCGAATATTACCGGTATTGTCGATCAGGAGCTTAGAGCCGTTAATCATGGGTCTTATCAGCAGATAGGTTTACCTTTTTATGATAAAACAGCTTCTACCTTAAGCACGGAATTAGGAAAAACATTTACGAACGTAAGAGGTTCCAGGAATGAAATCCTCAGTTGGAATAACAGTACGGTAGTTTCTCAGAACTTTCCGGTTAATTCCAGACTGGGAGTTACCAATCCGGGACTTGCTTATTATATGTTAGGTGGCCAGGGACTTGATCTTACCACTACCAGAATCGTTAAAGGTCGTCCGTTAACTGATATCGGATCTTCTGTTGTATTGGCAAATGCCGGTGCAAGTGTTAACTTCGGATCAACAGGGAATAATCTGAATCAGTACAACGAAAAATACTACAGCTATCTTCAGGATGGATGGGATGCGACTTCTGGAGCCTGGCAGGGTACTTATGGTAAAAATATCTACCAGTTTGGTAATCCTTATATGACGAATCTGGATTTGTCTAAAATCGCTTATGCAGAAACAGGTGCCGGAGACGGTAACAGACTGACAACAATCCGCGGAGTAAGAGTAGATGTTGTGAATGTTGTTTCTACCAATGGCGGTACGGGATCTTCATCGTACAGATTTATCTCTTTTGCAGGTGATGAACCAGTAGGAGACGTTGAATACAGAATGGTAAGACCAATGGGTACTTTTGTGGTAAAGCTGAGCAATAATTTAGCTGCAGGGGCTGATGCCACTCTTAATTTTGGTACCTTAAGAAGATTCAACTACTCGCCAAGAGCAAATGGTACGGACTACGGGGTAAGTGCGGCTAAAAATTCTGCGAAAGCAGGCACTGTAAAACAATTGGGAGTAATAGGTCTTGATGCTAATGGTAAAGAAATTGGCAGAACTTATTATGTAGTATACCCTAATGCAACAACAGGACATTCTGCGGATGCCAGATCTCAGGTTTCTGCGGTTTCTGCAAACGTTATCGGGACATTTGAAGAAGCTCCGAACGGAGGTTACGATAATAATTATACAGGTCAGTATTGGTTATACATCAATGAGGCCAATGAAACGAACTTCAAAGGTAAAAATGTAAAACTGGTAAATTATGACCTTAATAAGGTTAAATATTATAAGTTTGAAATCAGAGAAAGTGGTGAGCTTGTAAATGCAGGAACTCATGCACTGTCTTCCGGAACCGGTTTTTATTATAAAGCACCAAACGGCACTGTTCAACAGGCAAAACAGGGAGATGTAGTTACTGTAGCTGGAGCCGAATACGATCTATATTACGGAGAACCAACCACAACGAATGTTTTAGCAGTTGATAAACCAATGGCTACACCTTCCAGAACAATGGTTGTCTATAATCCGGAGATCACAAATTATATTGTTAGATTTGATCCTAAGTGGAAAAAAGCAGATATTGAAGTTTATGATATGAGTGGTAAACTCGTTATTTCTAAAAAAGCAGTTGACGCATCAAGGGATTTCGTAATAGAATTAGATGGTTCTGTTAAAAACTCTTACATTGTTAAAATTGTTTCAGACAAAGGAGAAACTGTTAATACCAAAATCTTAAAATAA
- the dtd gene encoding D-aminoacyl-tRNA deacylase translates to MKAVIQRVSESSVQVNGKTVGEIGKGLMLLVGIDENDEKSDADWLVQKILNLRIFGDDEGKLNLSVTDISGEILCISQFTLMADYKKGNRPSFIKAAKPGKAVPLFDYFKEQISKSGLKTESGIFGADMKVSLVNDGPVTIVMDSVTKA, encoded by the coding sequence ATGAAAGCAGTTATTCAGAGGGTTTCGGAGTCCAGTGTACAAGTTAATGGGAAAACGGTCGGGGAAATCGGAAAAGGTCTGATGCTTCTGGTGGGCATCGATGAAAATGACGAAAAATCAGATGCAGACTGGCTGGTACAGAAAATTCTGAATTTAAGGATCTTTGGCGATGATGAGGGAAAACTAAACTTATCGGTTACGGATATTTCAGGAGAGATATTATGCATCAGCCAGTTTACGTTAATGGCCGATTATAAGAAAGGTAACCGCCCATCTTTTATTAAAGCGGCAAAACCTGGTAAAGCGGTTCCTCTTTTCGATTATTTTAAAGAACAGATTTCAAAATCAGGGTTGAAAACGGAAAGCGGAATCTTCGGAGCCGATATGAAAGTTTCTTTAGTAAATGACGGCCCCGTTACCATTGTGATGGATTCTGTTACAAAAGCTTAA
- a CDS encoding TlpA family protein disulfide reductase, giving the protein MKKIYILSTALTAFSLQAQFTVTVQTPADFKDQDAILYSLNGSKDIIASKEKLKNNTLTFKYPGHYMGMMKIYFPDTNNTFSFISENKNVSIKLLTENNKIKDITYLDEANDLMSKTQEGSQKKELILPALSQIKEYYKDNTDFGKALKTEINRLSGNTEELNQAGHPFIYYYTTNYNKYLSNDTSKKVSQDEIINFIDKSNDMLETSSLLRPLLVNYLNSGGNTNVAGSVDKLLDRLKVETPRGQTVLSELIDIFDVYEMKDLKDKYLTQAKNLKCTITDRLASTINSNKNVEIGAVFPNYKFHSAVGTTAKSIHEVKADKKVVVFWSSTCSHCETELPQLLAKYNSLKAKNIQVIGLSMDIDKDSYTKKISAFPWINDSELRGWNSTYSETYNVHATPTYFILDANNKIISRPDHVGDVLEYFKLI; this is encoded by the coding sequence ATGAAAAAGATTTATATACTCTCTACAGCATTAACTGCATTTTCTCTGCAGGCTCAGTTTACAGTTACGGTTCAGACGCCGGCTGACTTTAAAGATCAGGATGCTATATTATACTCATTAAACGGTTCCAAAGATATTATTGCTTCGAAAGAAAAGCTGAAAAATAATACATTAACGTTCAAGTATCCCGGCCATTATATGGGAATGATGAAAATTTATTTTCCGGATACCAATAACACATTCAGTTTTATCTCTGAAAATAAAAATGTGAGCATCAAACTCCTTACCGAGAACAATAAAATCAAAGACATCACCTACCTGGATGAAGCGAATGACCTGATGAGCAAGACCCAGGAAGGCTCTCAGAAAAAAGAACTGATACTTCCTGCACTGTCTCAGATCAAAGAGTATTATAAAGACAATACAGATTTCGGTAAAGCTTTAAAAACTGAAATAAACAGGCTGTCCGGTAATACGGAGGAGCTGAATCAGGCCGGTCATCCTTTTATTTATTATTATACTACCAACTACAATAAATATCTGTCTAATGATACTTCAAAGAAAGTAAGTCAGGATGAGATTATCAATTTTATAGATAAATCGAATGACATGCTGGAGACGTCATCATTACTAAGACCTCTGTTAGTAAACTATCTGAACTCAGGAGGAAATACCAATGTTGCAGGATCTGTAGATAAACTTTTAGACAGATTAAAAGTAGAGACGCCGAGGGGCCAGACCGTACTTTCTGAATTGATCGATATCTTTGATGTCTATGAAATGAAAGACCTCAAAGATAAATACCTGACTCAGGCTAAAAATCTTAAATGTACGATTACCGACCGTCTGGCATCAACGATTAATTCAAATAAGAATGTAGAGATAGGAGCTGTATTTCCGAATTATAAATTCCACTCTGCTGTGGGAACCACGGCAAAATCTATTCATGAGGTAAAGGCTGATAAAAAAGTGGTCGTTTTCTGGTCGTCAACCTGTTCCCATTGTGAGACTGAGTTGCCCCAGCTGTTAGCAAAATACAATAGCTTAAAAGCTAAAAACATTCAGGTGATCGGTTTGTCTATGGATATTGATAAAGATTCCTATACTAAAAAGATTTCCGCATTTCCATGGATTAATGATTCGGAATTACGCGGATGGAACAGCACGTACTCTGAAACATACAATGTTCATGCGACGCCGACGTATTTTATTTTAGATGCTAACAATAAGATAATCAGCAGACCAGATCACGTTGGTGATGTTTTAGAATATTTTAAGTTAATATAA
- a CDS encoding HlyD family secretion protein produces MTDKDILDNIELRSESVQDILTQPPHWMIRWGNTIILMILGLILVMSYLIKYPEFIPAPIIVTSQNPPEKLEARTNSKIEKIFIKDHQEVKKDDVLMVMQSSGNYKDILELKKMVDSISPSQLGKFPVHVASHFKLGELQGDYNNFAKAFQDEELFTRLQPYAPEHLAANQSISEYRLRITTLKQQKSLEKAKYELTKKNYQRSQELFNQGVIASMELENEKIKYLQAQQNLENITISLSQMEEGISNLNKTKSGTAINTEKDKITYSSQTLQLFEQLRKSLKQWEQDYLVISSTDGVASFQQFFGENQFIKTGDAILSILPKNKEKLVGRMSVPATNSGKITPGEKVLIKLDNYRYQEYGIVEGKVQNISLSPDNEGNYYVDVVLPKGLKTSYNKQLTFDKELKGNAEIVTQDLRLIERFFYQIRKLLGYQS; encoded by the coding sequence ATGACTGATAAAGATATATTAGATAATATTGAACTGCGCTCAGAAAGTGTGCAGGATATCCTTACCCAGCCCCCTCACTGGATGATCCGATGGGGAAATACGATTATATTGATGATTCTCGGCCTTATTCTGGTGATGAGTTACTTAATCAAATATCCTGAATTTATACCCGCGCCTATTATTGTAACTTCACAAAATCCGCCAGAAAAATTAGAGGCAAGAACCAATTCTAAAATTGAAAAAATATTCATTAAAGATCATCAGGAAGTAAAAAAGGATGATGTTTTGATGGTCATGCAGTCCTCCGGAAATTATAAAGATATTTTAGAGCTTAAAAAAATGGTAGATTCCATAAGTCCCAGTCAGCTGGGCAAATTTCCCGTTCATGTTGCTTCTCATTTTAAATTGGGTGAATTACAGGGCGATTATAACAATTTCGCCAAAGCTTTCCAGGATGAGGAATTATTTACGAGACTTCAGCCGTATGCTCCTGAACATTTAGCGGCCAATCAGAGTATTTCAGAATACAGGTTGCGGATTACTACACTCAAGCAGCAGAAAAGCCTTGAAAAAGCAAAATATGAGCTTACCAAAAAAAACTATCAGCGATCTCAGGAACTCTTTAACCAGGGTGTCATTGCGTCTATGGAACTTGAGAATGAAAAAATAAAGTATCTCCAGGCTCAGCAGAATCTTGAAAACATTACAATTTCATTATCCCAGATGGAAGAAGGTATTTCCAATCTCAATAAGACTAAGAGCGGTACCGCTATTAATACCGAAAAAGACAAGATTACTTATTCATCACAGACGCTGCAGCTGTTTGAGCAGCTAAGAAAATCCTTGAAACAGTGGGAGCAGGATTATCTGGTTATTTCTTCGACTGATGGTGTTGCCAGCTTTCAACAGTTTTTCGGCGAAAATCAGTTCATTAAAACAGGCGATGCTATCTTATCTATCCTTCCAAAGAATAAAGAAAAATTAGTAGGCCGAATGTCGGTTCCTGCGACTAATTCAGGTAAGATTACACCCGGAGAAAAAGTTTTAATCAAATTAGACAACTACCGGTATCAGGAATACGGTATCGTAGAAGGTAAGGTTCAGAATATTTCTCTTTCTCCCGATAATGAAGGAAACTACTATGTGGATGTTGTTCTTCCTAAAGGGTTAAAAACAAGTTATAATAAACAGCTGACTTTTGATAAAGAGCTTAAGGGCAATGCTGAGATTGTTACACAGGATTTAAGATTGATTGAAAGATTCTTCTACCAGATCAGAAAACTATTGGGTTACCAAAGTTGA
- the greA gene encoding transcription elongation factor GreA, whose amino-acid sequence MASYVTKEGLEKMKAELEQLETVERPKITQQIAEARDKGDLSENAEYDAAKEAQGMLEMRISKLKDVISTSKIIDESQLDTSKVSILTTVKLKNNATKQEQVFTLVPDNESDLKTGKISVNTPIAKGLLGKVVGETAEITLPNGNKLSFEVLDITL is encoded by the coding sequence ATGGCAAGCTATGTTACAAAGGAGGGATTAGAGAAAATGAAAGCTGAGCTGGAACAGTTGGAAACTGTGGAAAGACCAAAAATTACCCAGCAGATCGCAGAAGCAAGAGACAAAGGAGATTTGTCTGAAAATGCAGAGTATGATGCGGCCAAAGAGGCTCAGGGTATGCTTGAAATGAGAATTTCCAAGCTGAAAGATGTTATTTCTACTTCTAAAATTATAGATGAAAGCCAATTAGATACTTCAAAAGTTTCGATCCTTACCACGGTGAAGCTTAAAAATAATGCCACCAAACAAGAACAGGTATTTACATTGGTCCCTGATAACGAGAGCGATCTTAAAACAGGCAAAATTTCTGTAAATACTCCTATTGCAAAAGGTTTGCTTGGGAAAGTTGTGGGTGAAACGGCAGAGATCACTTTACCGAACGGAAACAAACTGTCTTTCGAAGTACTGGATATTACGCTTTAA
- a CDS encoding HIT family protein — protein sequence MSTIFTKIINGDIPSYKIAEDENFIAFLDAMPLVKGHTLVVPKKEVDLIFDLDSEEYKNLWSFAQKVAKKIKSAVPCVRVGVAVVGLEVPHAHIHLIPLNTVEDMNFRNERLKLSNDEYTEIQNSIINS from the coding sequence ATGAGTACAATATTCACAAAGATCATTAACGGCGATATCCCTTCCTATAAAATTGCCGAAGATGAGAACTTTATTGCATTTCTGGATGCCATGCCCCTTGTAAAAGGACACACCTTAGTGGTTCCTAAAAAAGAAGTCGATTTGATTTTTGACCTGGACAGCGAGGAATACAAAAACTTATGGAGCTTTGCCCAGAAAGTGGCTAAAAAGATCAAAAGTGCCGTTCCATGCGTTAGGGTAGGAGTGGCTGTTGTCGGGTTAGAGGTTCCCCATGCTCATATCCATCTCATTCCACTGAATACAGTGGAAGATATGAACTTTAGAAATGAAAGACTGAAGTTATCCAACGATGAGTATACTGAAATTCAGAACTCAATTATTAATTCTTAA
- a CDS encoding bacteriocin-like protein yields the protein MNNLKKLSRGSLKTVKGGITEECARAQAAATACYSTITACQDNAPSDFGDLCRHLCNRYCY from the coding sequence ATGAACAATCTAAAAAAACTCTCAAGAGGCAGCCTTAAAACTGTAAAGGGAGGAATCACGGAAGAATGTGCAAGAGCACAGGCGGCTGCAACTGCCTGTTATTCTACAATTACTGCCTGCCAGGACAATGCACCCTCTGATTTTGGAGATTTGTGCAGACATCTTTGTAATAGATATTGCTATTAA